A genomic window from Dechloromonas sp. A34 includes:
- a CDS encoding hydantoinase/oxoprolinase family protein yields MSGDMGGTSFDIGFVVDGEPSYALRPDVEGFGCNLPMLAIRALGAGGGSIAEVVDGVLRVGPQSAGALPGPACFGLGGKRATVTDANLVLGWLDPEYFLGGSKKLDREKAMAAIEQDVATPLGISVSEAAWLIKETVEADVGRELGALRKDMGPHPDPLLVVYGGAGPLHSCAIAQASGISTLVVTPFSAVFSAYSSSLMDVGHLYYRRLDLPLHEGADLSPVDQAVGELRRRAEADMRGEGFAADSVGWELELIVRSDAGEEAKIAAPIDFHHSPAGRRAVQEKAAALLGLDGNPALTLCTLGLFGKAPVAHYLPREVPATSAPLDAAWRGQRQVSLHRRGPAVGVDVYDRELLGNGHQVAGPVIVESRQTTMVIPEGWSLKVDRYDNALIERMQ; encoded by the coding sequence ATGTCGGGCGACATGGGGGGCACCTCCTTCGATATCGGCTTCGTGGTGGACGGCGAACCGAGCTATGCGCTGCGTCCGGACGTCGAAGGCTTCGGCTGCAACCTGCCGATGCTGGCCATCCGCGCCCTGGGCGCCGGCGGCGGCTCGATTGCCGAGGTGGTGGACGGTGTCTTGCGGGTTGGTCCGCAATCGGCCGGCGCCTTGCCCGGACCGGCCTGTTTCGGCCTGGGCGGCAAGCGGGCGACGGTGACCGATGCCAATCTGGTGCTCGGCTGGCTGGACCCGGAATACTTCCTGGGCGGCAGCAAAAAGCTGGACCGCGAAAAGGCGATGGCCGCCATCGAGCAGGATGTCGCCACGCCGCTGGGAATTTCCGTCAGCGAAGCTGCCTGGCTGATCAAGGAGACGGTGGAGGCCGATGTCGGCCGCGAACTCGGCGCGCTGCGCAAGGACATGGGGCCGCACCCCGATCCGCTGCTGGTGGTCTATGGCGGCGCCGGGCCGCTGCACAGCTGTGCCATCGCCCAGGCCTCGGGCATTTCGACCCTGGTCGTGACGCCGTTCTCCGCCGTGTTTTCGGCCTATTCATCGTCGCTGATGGATGTCGGCCATCTCTATTACCGGCGCCTGGATCTGCCCCTGCACGAAGGCGCTGACTTGTCGCCGGTCGACCAGGCGGTCGGCGAACTGCGCCGGCGTGCCGAGGCCGACATGCGCGGCGAGGGCTTTGCCGCCGACAGCGTGGGCTGGGAACTGGAATTGATCGTCCGTTCCGACGCCGGCGAGGAGGCCAAGATCGCAGCGCCCATCGATTTTCACCATAGTCCGGCCGGCCGGCGCGCGGTGCAGGAAAAAGCCGCCGCCTTGCTCGGTCTCGATGGCAATCCCGCGCTCACGCTCTGCACCCTGGGACTGTTCGGCAAGGCGCCGGTCGCCCATTACCTGCCGCGCGAGGTGCCGGCGACCAGCGCACCGCTCGATGCCGCCTGGCGCGGCCAGCGCCAGGTCAGCCTGCACCGCCGCGGCCCGGCCGTCGGAGTTGATGTCTATGACCGCGAACTGCTCGGCAATGGTCACCAGGTGGCGGGGCCGGTGATTGTCGAATCCCGCCAAACCACCATGGTGATCCCGGAGGGCTGGTCCCTGAAAGTGGATCGCTACGACAACGCGCTGATCGAAAGGATGCAATAA
- a CDS encoding acetone carboxylase subunit gamma: MKVRITEYLDIDLAQEKWHCHACGHELTDAASNYKHGCLVAEVPMASAHPPLTDSSFSFTPDPDFCRLLEFYCPGCGTTLENEYLPPGHPVTHDIELDVAALKARHGVC, translated from the coding sequence ATGAAGGTCAGGATCACCGAATATCTGGACATCGATCTGGCGCAGGAAAAATGGCACTGCCATGCCTGCGGCCATGAATTGACCGATGCCGCGAGCAACTACAAGCACGGCTGCCTGGTCGCCGAAGTTCCCATGGCGAGCGCCCATCCGCCGCTGACCGACTCGAGCTTCTCGTTTACGCCGGACCCCGATTTCTGCCGGCTGCTCGAGTTCTATTGCCCGGGTTGCGGCACGACGCTGGAGAACGAGTACCTGCCGCCCGGACACCCGGTCACCCATGACATCGAACTCGACGTGGCTGCCCTCAAGGCCCGCCACGGTGTCTGCTAG